The Prosthecobacter sp. SYSU 5D2 nucleotide sequence ATTGCAACCAGGCGGTATGCGCACCGTCAAGAAACAACCTTTTGTTAGGCTCGCGCTCCACCTCGCTGGGCATCTATAATCTGTCAGACAACTTCCGCAAAGCCGTGCCCAATGCGGTGACGATGCCGCAGTACTTTCAGAAGCATGGTTGGCGGACAGAGGCCATCGGCAAGATTCTGCACACCGGCCACGGCAACAATGATGACGATGCCTCATGGAGCGTTCCGGCCATCAAGGAAAAAGTGGTGGAGTATCTGGACCCGGCCAATTCGGCCAACGGGCAGCTCACCCGCGAAGAAGCCTTTTTCACCAACCAGGAGCTGGGGCGCATTCGTGAACTGCCTCGCGGTGCCGCCTGGGAAAACACCGACGTGGCGGACAACGCCTATGCGGATGGCCGCATCGCCGATGCAGGCATCCTGCGGCTGCGTGCGGCCAAGGAAAAGCCCGGCGAGCCATTGTTCCTGGCGCTCGGTTTTGTGAAACCGCACCTGCCCTTCACCGCGCCGAAGAAATACTGGGATAGGCATGATCGCGCCGCCTTTCCGCTGCCCAAAAGGACCATGCCGCCCGATGATGCACCTGCATACGCCGGCAAGACCCTGGGCGAGTTGAACAACTACGACCCTGTGCCCCAGGAGCCGCCTTTGACGGAAGAGATGCAGCGCACGCTGATGCACGGTTATTATGCCTCCGTCAGTTTCATGGATGCGCAGCTTGGCCGCGTGCTGGATGAACTGGACGCTCTCGGTTTGGCTGAGCAGACGCTGATCGTGCTTTGGGGAGATCATGGCTGGCATTTGGGCGACCATGGCATGTGGACCAAACACACCAACTATGAGCAGGCCAACCGCATACCGCTCATCTTCGTGGCCCCAGGGGTCGCCAAAGGCGGATCTAGCACCCTCCAGCCTGCGGAGACCGTGGACGTGCTGCCCACCCTGGTGGAGCTGGCGGGTCTGCCACCTTTGAAAGGCCCTCAATCCATGGACGGCATCAGCCTTGTGCCGGTGCTCAAAGACCCCGCCGCCCGCGTACGAGATCACGCCACCCACGCCTTCCCGCGTCAGCGGCAGGGCCAGCCCGTCATGGGCCGTGCCATCCGCACTGAACGCTATCGTTTGGTGGAATGGAAGAAGCCTGGCGCGCCGGATGAAACCGCTGACTTGGAGCTTTACGATTATCAGGAAGACCCGCTTGAAACACGGAATCTGGCCGCCGCCCAGCCTGAGGTGGTGGCCAGGCTTCGTGCCATTCTGAAAAAGCATCCCGAAGCGGCGGCATCGTTCGCGCCTAACAAAAAGAAGAAAAAATCTAAAAACTGACCTGTGAAACCTTTTCTCATTCTCCTGGCCCAAGTGGCCCTTCTCGGCAGCGCGCTGGCCTCCTCTCAGCCGAACATTCTTTTCATCCTGGCCGATGACTGCACGCACAACGACCTGCCTGTCTATGGCGGCAAAAATGCCAAGACGCCGAACATTGACACCCTGGCTTCCCAGGGGCTGACCTTTAACCGCGCCTATGTCAGCGAGGCCATGTGCCAGCCCTGCCGGGCGGAGCTTTACACCGGCCAGTTTCCCATGCGCAATGGCTGTGCCTGGAACCACAGCGCCAGCCGCCCCGGCACCACCAGCCTGCCTCAGCACCTGGGTGCTTTGGGCTACCGGGTAGGTCTCGCCGGGAAGTCACATGTCCTGCCCGAAACCTCCTACCCCTTTGAAAACGTCCCCGGTTTTGACCCCAACTGCGTGCGCAATCCCACCCAGGCCCATGATCTGGAAGGTACCAAGGAATTCATCAGCCGCAAAAAAGATCAGCCTTTCTGCCTGGTGGTGGCCCTGGTGGAGCCCCATGTGCCCTGGGTGATGGGCGATGCCAGCCAGTATCCGCCGCGTAAAATTCAGCTTCCGCCGAACATCGCAGACACGCCCAAGACCCGTGAGGACTTTGGCCGCTATCTGGCCGAGATCACCTACATGGACGGACAGGTGGGGCAAATTTTGGATGTGCTCAAAGAATCCGGTCTGGAAGAAGAGACGCTGGTCATTTTCAGTTCCGAGCAGGGTTCTCAGTTCCCTGGGAACAAATGGACCAACTGGGATACGGGTCTGCACACAGCCTTCATTGCCCGCTGGCCAGGAAAAGTGGCGGTGGGTAAGCGTACTGACGCCATCGTGCAGTTTGCCGATGTGGTGCCCACCTTCATTGAGCTGGCAGGCGGCAATCCCAAAGATCCCGCCGCTGCTTTTGACGGCAGCA carries:
- a CDS encoding sulfatase, with amino-acid sequence MLRCLFPLLVAALSLQAALPERPHVLLICVDDLKPAIGCYGDPLAKTPNLDRLAARGMRFDLAYCNQAVCAPSRNNLLLGSRSTSLGIYNLSDNFRKAVPNAVTMPQYFQKHGWRTEAIGKILHTGHGNNDDDASWSVPAIKEKVVEYLDPANSANGQLTREEAFFTNQELGRIRELPRGAAWENTDVADNAYADGRIADAGILRLRAAKEKPGEPLFLALGFVKPHLPFTAPKKYWDRHDRAAFPLPKRTMPPDDAPAYAGKTLGELNNYDPVPQEPPLTEEMQRTLMHGYYASVSFMDAQLGRVLDELDALGLAEQTLIVLWGDHGWHLGDHGMWTKHTNYEQANRIPLIFVAPGVAKGGSSTLQPAETVDVLPTLVELAGLPPLKGPQSMDGISLVPVLKDPAARVRDHATHAFPRQRQGQPVMGRAIRTERYRLVEWKKPGAPDETADLELYDYQEDPLETRNLAAAQPEVVARLRAILKKHPEAAASFAPNKKKKKSKN
- a CDS encoding sulfatase; translation: MKPFLILLAQVALLGSALASSQPNILFILADDCTHNDLPVYGGKNAKTPNIDTLASQGLTFNRAYVSEAMCQPCRAELYTGQFPMRNGCAWNHSASRPGTTSLPQHLGALGYRVGLAGKSHVLPETSYPFENVPGFDPNCVRNPTQAHDLEGTKEFISRKKDQPFCLVVALVEPHVPWVMGDASQYPPRKIQLPPNIADTPKTREDFGRYLAEITYMDGQVGQILDVLKESGLEEETLVIFSSEQGSQFPGNKWTNWDTGLHTAFIARWPGKVAVGKRTDAIVQFADVVPTFIELAGGNPKDPAAAFDGSSFAPVLRGEKDSHRQYAYGVHNNIPEGSAYPIRTVSDGEYRYIRNLTPDEIYIEKHVMGIQNKGALNNPYWPTWMANTWDNPETYRLVKRYMSRPAEELYHTASDPYEMSNLAADPKHAATHERLTKELDRWLAEQGDPGAKQDTHEAHQAAKRGEHLYFPKP